The following DNA comes from Camelina sativa cultivar DH55 chromosome 14, Cs, whole genome shotgun sequence.
TCATCACTTCCCTCATGCGTAGATTTCGAGGGTACGAAGCTGTGCCAGTACCAAGGATGTTGGTACGACAGCAAAACTATGCAAGGAATCCTCAACTTCCAAAGAGAGTTCGAGCCACAAGACACTGACATAGTCATTGCTTCGTTTCCCAAATCTGGCACTACGTGGCTTAAAGCTCTAACAGTAGCTCTCGTGGAGAGATCAAAACACTCTTCTGACGATCATCCTCTTCTACTTGATAATCCTCATGGGCTAGTACCATTTCTCGAGCTCATCTTCGAAACCTCAAAACCAGATATGACCAATATCTCATCATCCCCGAGGCTATTCTCGACTCACGTGGCATTCCAAACACTACGAGAGGCTCTCAAGAACTCTCCTTGTAAGATTGTGTACGTGTGGAGGAACGTGAAAGACGTGTTGGTGTCTTTTTGGTACTTCAAGTGCGCGattctaaaaatagaagaagagggAAGCATGTTGGAGTCATTGTTCGAATCGTTTTGCGAAGGAGTCACCAATCACGGACCATTTTGGGAACATGTATTGAGCTACTGGAAAGGAAGTTTGGAAGATCCCAAGAACGTGCTTTTCTTGAAGTACGAGGAGTTGAAAACAGATCCTAATGTTCAGCTCAAGAAACTTGCCGAGTTCTTGGGTTGTCTTTTTacggtggaagaagaagagagtggatCTGTGGAAGAGATCTTAGACCTTTGCTCATTGAGTAACTTGAAGAACTTGGAGATCAACAAGACTGGAAAGACGGCTAGAAGGTCCGATCACAAGACCTTTTTCCGTAAAGGCGAAGTTGGTGACTCGAAGAATTATCTGACTCCTGAAATGGAGAAGAGAATTGACATGATCATCCAGGAGAAGTTTCAAGGTTCCGATATAGAATTCTAAGTTATGTGTGGTTTTATTTAACCAAAGTACGTACCTTTTGTTGCTATATATTTTATGATGTCTTATTATTTGTTACTACTATACCTTGGTGTCGAATTCGGTTTCTTTCTTGAACTGAGAACAATAATgttgaaaccaaaaccaaagtaCAAAAGCATATGCGACACATCAATTGgaataaatactttttttttttttttgacgatcttGGAATAAATacttattatatagttttttcgATATAATGTCTAACTGAATAAAGTAATCGGTAGTAACCGTAACACCCATGCACGTTCCCTAAAAATGAGAGAATTAAATTGGAGGCTTCATGTCTCGCAAGTTCAGGTGGCACCAACCTATTAGACTCAACAAGCTTCTGCCTCAGACCGTAAAACACATCTTTATCCTGAAGTTTGAAGAAACTTCCGAAAAATTTCGAATTAAATTGTATATCGTGCAATAATTTCAGAATATAATGTAATATCAAGGATCATGGTGGAACTAATATGGATCCAAATGGAACCATATAAGAttggtttgtttaataaaaaaggaatagTCATTCATATAAAAGCAAGTGAACAAAAGCAACGACTATGTTATAAGCAAACGCCAAGATGACAAAATCTACAACAAATTTCAATGGTATCAAAAGACTAAAACACACTGTTCCATATATTTAATGCACAATACCACTACGATCTGCATTTACCAGTGGACCTTCAAGGGCCATGTGACTGCACCGCTTCTTGAAGGGTCTTCACAGCGCTTTCGTAAGTCACAAACCCCATAAACCAGAACTCGTGGTTGTCGATGGAAATCACTTGTATGTATTTCTCAGATGTGTTCACTCTGCTTGTTGATGGGTTCACTGCCTTCAGCTGGTTCACCGGAAGTACCACCTGATCATATGATATCATCAGTCACAAACTCTTCAAAGAAGGATGACATAAAATAGACTCAAAACCCAAATATTAATATGTGTTTTGATTGATACAATCAGCAATGCAGAGATCCTTTTGTAAAGAAGTTTTCTGCTTGATTAGATTGGATTTCAGCTCATGTTTGCGGTTAGACAATCCTTATACACTACATTTGAACCAACAAAAACTCTCAAACCAACAAATATTCGATGGCTCCTCTATTTTTATCAGGAATCCTTTAAGATTTAGCTTGTCTCTTAGGCCTAACCAATAATGTTCTAGTTGTCTACACAGGAAAGTAAAACAAGGTATGCATCTACCTGGATACACAACAATATACTTAGAAGCATCATGTACTTCCCATTTAGTATAGATAAGAACGAAAATTAAGTATTCTagtacatctatatatatagatgtattgGAACTGACTAGAGTCACTAAACCCGTTACTGTCTATATTTGATAACATGAATCTTTAATCTCGAACGGTTCTCTTAAATCTAAACAGATATCAAAATAAAGATCTAGAAAGAGAAAGGAACCATAGAACAGACAGAAGAATACCTTGTAATAACTCCACTGAGTCTGCTCGCCCTCTTTGTAGGAGAGAGGATTGTCACTACAGAAGGCAAGCTTGTGAGTCGAAAGATACATTACTCCCATGACAGGACCAGCAGATGTAGACAAGTAGCAAGCATAGGTCTTGCGAAGCTGCTCCTCAGGAAGGCAATCAAATGTTTGCTTGAAGACCTTTTCGTATCCACCTTCTGCAAGTATCTTTGTCCCCTGAGCAATTCGCGAAACAGCAGCATCGGCTACACTTGGACCAGTTTTCACTGCAGAAACAGGGAAAGATATAAAAACTTACAATCtcaatatcaaataaaacatcatcCAACCATGTGAGTAATGCTTCACAAAAGCaagaaataaaaaccaaatacaGAGAACTTATGAATGAACTTGGCTCGAATTCAAAAGGAAGAGCATAACTATCACAAGTGATGGCTGGATTTGGTGTCGGTGGTTGAATTTGAATGTGAAGCAAGAAGAAGCATAGATTGATGAACACTAACTTAACCAGAAGacataaccaataataatatcGAGACAGTGATCAGATTAATTCCCAATATATTTGATcccaaaggagaagaagaagaagaagaaagacgctTACAGTGTTGCCAAACGTTTCCAGCGAGATCCTCGGCCTTTTTGGTAGCTTCAGCAGCCATCTTCCCCCATTTACCTAGCGTGTCCTTAACCGAATCCATCGTATCTGCCAACCCAAACCAAGATCAatcaatataaaacaaatcaaacgcAGAAATAGGATTAGGATGCGACAAAATcggatagagagaagaagaagaagaagaagaactcactCTTGGGAACAGGGGCAGGAGAAACGTAAGGATTGGACTCCGGCGGCATGGTGGTGGCTGCGGCGGGGATGGGCTGAGAAGGAGGAGGCGTGACGTCGGTAGGGTCGAGCTTAGGGTAAGGAGCGTAGTCAGAGGAGTGCGAAGGCGGAGGCGGCGTGGCGGTGGCAGGAGTAGAGGAGATCCGGCCAGCATCATGACTCTCTTGCCCACtcatgattttgatttgattcttctttcgaAATGATAGTTTTCGATTGAGGAGTCTCCCAAGTCGCAATCGCAGTcgcaaaaacaataaaaataataataataattgtctGGCAGAGTTCCGCGTTGTCATTATTAATCGTTTGattgtatatattataataatgtttttagtCAAAGCCGGTTCAACATACTCATATCGTGCGGGGCTGGATATAATACTTAATCGAGAACTTGATTTTCGAATCGGTTTTGGTTGGGTACGAATTTGcctataaaattttattgggttctatttttcaATATTCATGGGTTAGAGTTAGGATCAAATAATACCTGAT
Coding sequences within:
- the LOC104741427 gene encoding cytosolic sulfotransferase 7-like → MDEKEIPKNLQREDDEETMNLISSLPSCVDFEGTKLCQYQGCWYDSKTMQGILNFQREFEPQDTDIVIASFPKSGTTWLKALTVALVERSKHSSDDHPLLLDNPHGLVPFLELIFETSKPDMTNISSSPRLFSTHVAFQTLREALKNSPCKIVYVWRNVKDVLVSFWYFKCAILKIEEEGSMLESLFESFCEGVTNHGPFWEHVLSYWKGSLEDPKNVLFLKYEELKTDPNVQLKKLAEFLGCLFTVEEEESGSVEEILDLCSLSNLKNLEINKTGKTARRSDHKTFFRKGEVGDSKNYLTPEMEKRIDMIIQEKFQGSDIEF
- the LOC104741428 gene encoding GEM-like protein 1, with the protein product MSGQESHDAGRISSTPATATPPPPSHSSDYAPYPKLDPTDVTPPPSQPIPAAATTMPPESNPYVSPAPVPKNTMDSVKDTLGKWGKMAAEATKKAEDLAGNVWQHLKTGPSVADAAVSRIAQGTKILAEGGYEKVFKQTFDCLPEEQLRKTYACYLSTSAGPVMGVMYLSTHKLAFCSDNPLSYKEGEQTQWSYYKVVLPVNQLKAVNPSTSRVNTSEKYIQVISIDNHEFWFMGFVTYESAVKTLQEAVQSHGP